A stretch of the Pelmatolapia mariae isolate MD_Pm_ZW linkage group LG23, Pm_UMD_F_2, whole genome shotgun sequence genome encodes the following:
- the cdk15 gene encoding cyclin-dependent kinase 15: MEELSRRARETRQWVRRCCCCAEEEEDGEEKGYDGEKEEEEEVKIEEVNFRKSSASLPPAELDSDSSSSGSQSHWFHTLQARRLKIQRGRSNSDPLRGEGSWEPLTWKAGLEFGAAHSYLSLEKLGEGTFASVYKGISRINGQLVALKVIRMKTEEGVPFNAIREASLLKRLKHANIVLLHDIIHTRETLTFVFEYLQTDLAQYMIQHPGGLRYHNVRIFMFQLLRGLCYIHSRRILHRDLKPQNLLISYLGELKLADFGLARSKSIPSQTFSSEVVTLWYRPPDVLLGSTDYSTALDMWGAGCIFIEMLQGAPAFPGVSDEFEQLQKIWEVLGLPSEDSWPGVSLLPNYRPERFLYSEPKQLRTVWKRLEQLPYKTEDLAQEMLKAVPTDRISAPDAMQHLYFSTLPPPIMHLRDTVSIFKVPGIRLETEVRDIYNPGRKVKPSLLPSAKFW; encoded by the exons atggagGAGCTGTCCCGACGGGCAAGGGAGACCAGGCAGTGGGTGAggaggtgctgctgctgtgctgaggaagaggaggatggtGAGGAGAAAGGTTAtgatggagaaaaagaagaagaagaagaggtgaAGATAGAGGAGGTGAACTtcaggaaaagttcagcttcacTTCCGCCTGCTGAG CTGGATTCGGACTCATCCTCCTCTGGCTCTCAGTCTCACTGGTTCCACACTCTGCAGGCCCGTCGGCTGAAAATCCAGCGTGGGCGCAGCAACAGCGACCCGCTGAGAGGGGAGGGCAGCTGGGAGCCTCTTACCTGG AAAGCAGGTCTGGAGTTTGGGGCAGCGCACTCGTACCTGAGTCTGGAGAAACTGGGTGAAGGAACCTTTGCCTCGGTCTACAAAGGCATCAGCAG GATAAACGGGCAGCTGGTTGCTCTGAAGGTGATTCGTATGAAGACGGAGGAAGGCGTCCCGTTCAACGCCATCAGAGAAG cCTCTTTGCTCAAACGTCTGAAACATGCCAACATTGTCCTCCTGCACGACATCATCCACACCAGAGAGACACTCACCTTTGTCTTTGAGTACCTG CAGACAGATCTGGCCCAGTACATGATCCAGCACCCTGGAGGTCTACGCTATCACAACGTGCGG ATCTTCatgttccagctgctgcgagGTCTCTGCTACATCCACAGCCGCAGGATCCTCCACCGAGACCTGAAGCCCCAAAACCTGCTCATCAGCTACCTCGGAGAACTCAAACTGGCCGACTTCG GTCTGGCTCGGTCCAAATCCATTCCCAGTCAGACCTTCTCCTCGGAGGTGGTGACACTGTGGTACCGCCCCCCTGACGTCCTGCTGGGATCCACAGACTACTCCACAGCTCTGGACATGTG GGGGGCTGGGTGCATTTTCATAGAGATGCTGCAGGGGGCGCCAGCATTCCCAGGAGTCTCTGATGAGTTTGAGCAGCTGCAGAAGATCTGGGAG GTCCTGGGCCTCCCCTCTGAGGACAGCTGGCCTGGTGTCAGCCTTCTACCCAATTACAGACCAG AGCGGTTTCTTTACTCAGAACCAAAGCAGCTTAGGACCGTTTGGAAAAG GTTGGAGCAGCTGCCATATAAGACCGAGGACCTGGCCCAGGAGATGCTAAAGGCCGTCCCTACAGACAGGATCTCGGCTCCGGACGCCATGCAGCACCTGTACTTCAGCACACTGCCTCCTCCCATCATGCACCTCAGAGACA cTGTGTCCATCTTTAAGGTTCCTGGCATTCGTCTGGAAACAGAGGTGAGAGACATCTATAACCCTGGGCGCAAGGTCAAACCctctctgctgccctctgctaAATTCTGGTGA